The following proteins are co-located in the Bubalus bubalis isolate 160015118507 breed Murrah chromosome 23, NDDB_SH_1, whole genome shotgun sequence genome:
- the PPRC1 gene encoding peroxisome proliferator-activated receptor gamma coactivator-related protein 1 isoform X5: MGGESTDAWQIALALLHEEGDDSGFVSLSRLGPCLRDKDLEMEELILQDGALLGTMHSYMDASLISLIEDFGSLGESRLSLEDQNEVSLLTALTEILDNADSENLSPFDSIPDSELLVSPREGSSLHRLLSLSRTPPERDLITPTDPLGPSTGSSRVSGVEMALADPPWDFSPPSFLETSSPKLPNWRPPRSRTRWGQSPPPQQRSDGEEEEELAGFSSEMLAGELNNSVSSIPDFPMHLACPEEEEKTAAAAEMAVQAAGDESISSLSELVRAMHPYCLPNLTHLTALEDELQEQPDDLTLPEDCVVLEIVGQAATAGNDLEIPVVVRQIPAGPQPVLLDDTLEVSPALQLLMPSLEVETEVAVPKETLCPEDEGLSLDSKEKLEAASMLEPREVMEPVAPKGPQNPPANAMLSSQRARKGRRKKSKEQPAACAEGYTRRLRSASRGQSTAVPEVTSQGGSLPQEDLQREVGPPHGRGKPRAWARAWAAALEKPSSANLESSTEQASPAKADPVDLCPRLVDAIQANPVSTHLSLVDSAQADPMPLDSVEADSTVVDPGPTATDTEPVDPVLTNVASANSELVDPLPADPVLAESAAADPAVVVPISDDLPPVDPVLVKSVQVDSIPNDLSPVDPVLVKSRPTDPRRGAVSSAQRNPGAQLLLESESSEPPKANSPEVREVVGSLKGETGTSTTTQEVRPRPLSLSEYRRRRQQRQPEAEERTPQPPAGKWPSLPETPTGLADIPCLVIPPAPAKKTAPQRSPEAAPEACFGSVGPSPASPSPEPPATKPMASAPTEQVPSQEKLLPARPLPPAVQPMPPTMPTALPFPTGGLGMTPALPLPTNGQAVPNLPPPPLQPPSVPMSLGPVPPDPYTRYAPVPPWPCYPPVSPSGYPCLPPPPTVPLVSGTPGAFAVPPTCNVPWVPPPAPVPPYNSNCTYGPLGWGPGLQHPPFWPAVPPPPLPLTSVGRAVPPPKVEPGGIPAGSPESVPAVPMAPPLSLGAAGQGAPQTEPTKVEVKPVPASPHLKHKASSPVHSPRIKAPPCVSAENVAVEEPASERLKPEPQETRPKEKPPSPVAKAVPTPAPRQSTTTKLPAVHPARLRKLSFLPAPRTQGPEAVVQAFISEIGIEASDLSSLLEQFEKSEAKKECPPPAPADSLAVGNSGSVDTPQEKRPLDRLQAPELANVAGLTPPATPPHQLWKPLAAVSLLAKAKSPKSTAQEGTLKPEGVTEAKHPAAARLHEGVRGPSPVHVGSGDHDYCVRSRTPPKKTPALVIPEVGSRWNVKRHQDITIKPVLSLGSVTSVPPGTAASQKPLDHRTSKEQADPQTPCLAPSALLSPEASPCRNDTNTRTLPDPSAKQQSVRCYRKACRSASPPSRGWQGRRGRSSRSLSSGSTRTSEASSSSSSSSSSSSRSRSRSRSLSPPHKRWRRSSCSSSGRSRRCSSSSSSSSSSSSSSSSSSSRSRSRSPSPRRRSDRRRRYSSYRSHDHYQRQRVLQKERAIEERRVVFIGKIPGRMTRSELKQRFSVFGEIEECTIHFRVQGDNYGFVTYRYAEEAFAAIESGHKLRQADEQPFDLCFGGRRQFCKRSYSDLDSNREDFDPAPVKSKFDSLDFDTLLKQAQKNLRR; this comes from the exons ATGGGAGGAGAATCCACAGATGCCTGGCAGATAGCCCTG GCGCTGCTGCACGAGGAGGGCGATGATTCTGGCTTTGTCAGTCTGTCTCGGCTGGGCCCCTGTTTGAGGGACAAGGACCTGGAGATGGAGGAGCTGATACTGCAGGATGGGGCGCTGCTGGGGACCATGCACAGCTATATGGATGCCTCTCTCATCTCCCTCATTGAAGATTTTGGTAGCCTTGGAGAG AGCAGATTATCTCTGGAGGACCAGAATGAAGTGTCGCTGCTCACAGCTCTGACGGAGATCTTGGACAATGCAGATTCTGAGAACCTGTCTCCATTTGACAGCATTCCTGACTCGGAGCTGCTCGTGTCACCTCGGGAGGGCTCCTCT cTGCACAGGTTGCTCAGCCTCTCTCGGACACCCCCAGAACGTGACCTCATCACCCCAACTGACCCGCTGGGGCCCAGCACAGGCAGTAGTAGAGTAAGTGGG GTTGAGATGGCGCTCGCAGATCCCCCTTGGGACTTCTCTCCACCTTCCTTCTTGGAGACCTCCTCCCCTAAGCTTCCTAATTGGAGACCCCCAAGGTCAAGAACCCGCTGGGGCcagtcccctcctccccagcagcGTAGtgatggggaggaagaggaggagctggCTGGCTTCAGCAGTGAGATGCTTGCTGGGGAGCTTAACAACTCTGTGAGCAGCATCCCGGACTTCCCCATGCACCTAGCCTGTcctgaggaggaagagaaaacagcagcagcagcagagatggcaGTACAGGCAGCTGGAGACGAGAGCATCTCCTCCTTGAGTGAGCTGGTGCGGGCCATGCACCCGTACTGCTTACCCAACCTCACCCACCTGACGGCGCTCGAGGATGAGCTTCAGGAGCAGCCAGATGACTTGACACTGCCTGAGGattgtgtggtgctggagattgTGGGTCAGGCGGCCACAGCTGGCAATGACCTGGAGATCCCAGTTGTGGTGCGACAGATCCCTGCTGGCCCCCAGCCTGTGCTCCTGGATGACACACTAGAGGTCAGTCCAGCCTTGCAGCTGCTCATGCCGTCACTAGAGGTAGAGACAGAGGTTGCTGTTCCCAAGGAAACCCTCTGCCCTGAGGATGAGGGCTTGTCACTGGACTCAAAGGAAAAGTTGGAGGCAGCCTCCATGTTGGAGCCCAGGGAGGTCATGGAGCCAGTGGCGCCCAAGGGGCCTCAGAACCCGCCAGCCAACGCCATGCTAAGTTCCCAGAGGGCTCGaaagggcaggaggaagaagagcaaGGAGCAGCCAGCTGCCTGTGCAGAGGGCTACACCAGGAGGCTGAGGTCGGCCTCTCGTGGGCAGTCTACAGCTGTTCCAGAGGTGACCTCTCAGGGAGGCAGCCTGCCTCAAGAGGACCTTCAAAGAGAGGTTGGGCCTCCCCATGGTAGAGGGAAGCCCCGGGCTTGGGCTCGGGCCTGGGCAGCTGCCTTGGAGAAACCCAGCTCTGCGAACTTGGAGAGCAGTACTGAGCAAGCTAGTCCTGCTAAAGCAGATCCTGTAGATCTCTGCCCTCGCCTGGTTGACGCTATCCAAGCCAACCCTGTTTCAACGCATCTCTCACTGGTTGACTCTGCTCAAGCTGACCCCATGCCACTTGACTCTGTTGAAGCTGATTCCACTGTAGTTGACCCTGGTCCCACTGCGACTGACACTGAACCTGTTGACCCTGTGCTAACTAACGTTGCTTCAGCGAACTCAGAGCTGGTTGACCCCCTCCCAGCTGATCCAGTCCTGGCTGAATCAGCAGCAGCTGACCCTGCAGTGGTTGTTCCCATCTCAGACGACTTGCCTCCAGTTGACCCTGTCCTGGTCAAGTCAGTACAGGTTGACTCTATTCCCAATGACCTGTCTCCAGTTGACCCTGTACTAGTTAAGTCTAGGCCAACTGATCCCAGACGTGGTGCAGTATCATCAGCCCAGAGGAATCCAGGTGCCCAGCTCCTCCTGGAATCAGAGTCCTCAGAGCCCCCAAAGGCCAACAGTcctgaagtcagggaggttgTAGGTTCTCTGAAGGGAGAAACTGGTACCAGTACCACAACCCAGGAAGTCAGGCCTCGGCCTCTTAGCCTATCTGAGTACCGGCGACGAAGGCAGCAGCGCCAGCCAGAGGCCGAAGAGAGGACCCCTCAGCCTCCAGCTGGGAAGTGGCCCAGCCTCCCAGAAACTCCCACAGGGCTGGCAGACATCCCTTGTCTTGTCATCCCTCCAGCCCCAGCCAAGAAGACAGCTCCACAGAGAAGTCCTGAGGCGGCTCCTGAGGCTTGCTTTGGGTCTGtgggccccagccctgcctctcctAGTCCTGAGCCACCTGCGACCAAACCTATGGCCTCAGCTCCTACTGAGCAGGTGCCATCCCAAGAGAAACTGCTGCCAGCAAGACCGctacctcctgctgtgcagcccatGCCCCCCACAATGCCCACTGCTCTGCCTTTTCCCACGGGTGGGCTGGGCATGACTCCTGCACTGCCCCTTCCCACAAATGGGCAAGCTGTGCCCAATctgcccccaccacccctgcAGCCTCCTAGTGTTCCGATGTCTCTGGGGCCAGTGCCACCTGATCCCTATACTCGCTATGCCCCTGTGCCACCCTGGCCTTGTTATCCTCCCGTGTCCCCTTCTGGCTATCCTTGCCTGCCCCCCCCACCAACGGTGCCCCTAGTGTCTGGTACTCCAGGTGCCTTTGCTGTGCCCCCCACTTGCAATGTGCCTTGGGtacctcctcctgccccagtcccACCTTATAATTCCAACTGTACCTACGGGCCCTTGGGATGGGGCCCAGGGCTGCAACACCCTCCATTCTGGCCTGCTGTTCCCCCACCTCCATTGCCTCTAACCTCAGTTGGAAGAGCTGTCCCCCCACCCAAGGTGGAGCCTGGTGGCATCCCAGCTGGCTCTCCTGAAAGTGTGCCAGCTGTGCCGATGGCTCCTCCCCTCAGTCTTGGGGCAGCTGGCCAGGGAGCTCCACAGACAGAGCCCACCAAGGTGGAGGTCAAGCCAGTGCCTGCATCTCCCCATCTGAAACACAAGGCGTCCTCCCCGGTGCACAGCCCTCGGATCAAGGCTCCACCGTGTGTGTCTGCTGAGAATGTGGCTGTTGAGGAGCCTGCATCAGAGAGGCTAAAGCCTGAGCCGCAGGAGACTAGGCCCAAGGAGAAACCACCCTCTCCTGTTGCCAAGGCTGTTCCCACACCGGCACCAAGGCAGAGCACTACCACCAAACTGCCTGCTGTCCACCCAGCCCGTCTAAGGAAACTGTCCTTTCTACCTGCCCCGCGTACCCAGGGTCCTGAGGCCGTGGTGCAGGCTTTCATCAGTGAGATTG GAATTGAGGCGTCGGACCTGTCCAGTCTGCTGGAGCAATTTGAGAAATCAGAAG ccaaaaaggAGTGCCCTCCCCCGGCTCCTGCTGACAGCCTGGCTGTAGGAAACTCAGG CAGCGTTGACACTCCCCAGGAGAAGAGGCCCCTAGACCGGTTACAAGCCCCAGAACTGGCCAACGTGGCAG GGCTCACCCCTCCAGCTACCCCTCCCCATCAGTTATGGAAGCCCCTGGCTGCTGTCTCTCTTCTGGCCAAAGCCAAATCTCCTAAGTCCACCGCCCAGGAGGGAACCCTGAAGCCTGAAGGAGTTACAGAGGCCAAACATCCAGCTGCAGCCCGCCTCCACGAAGGGGTCCGTGGCCCTAGTCCAGTCCATGTGGGCTCTGGGGACCATGACTATTGTGTTCGGAGCaggacccccccaaaaaagacgCCTGCCCTAGTCATTCCAGAGGTGGGCTCCCGATGGAACGTCAAACGCCATCAGGATATCACCATCAAGCCTGTCTTGTCCCTGGGCTCAGTCACCTCTGTGCCTCCAGGCACAGCTGCCTCCCAGAAGCCACTTGATCACAGGACTAGCAAAGAGCAGGCAGATCCCCAAACTCCTTGCCTTGCCCCGTCTGCCTTGCTGTCCCCTGAGGCCTCACCCTGCCGGAATGACACGAACACTAGGACCCTCCCTGATCCCTCAGCCAAGCAGCAGTCAGTGCGCTGTTACCGAAAAGCCTGCAGGTCAGCCAGCCCCCCAAGCCGGGGCTGGCAAGGCCGCCGTGGCCGCAGCAGCCGTTCTCTGAGCTCTGGGTCCACCCGGACCAGCGAAGCATCTTCCTCCTCATCCTCATCGTCGTCTTCCTCATCCCGATCCCGGTCCCGGTCCCGGTCCCTCTCCCCCCCACACAAGAGGTGGCGAAG GTCCAGTTGCAGTTCCTCTGGACGTTCCCGGAGatgctcttcctcttcctcctcatcttcctcctcatcttcctcctcctcatcatcTAGTTCCCGAAGCCGGTCCCGCTCTCCATCTCCTCGCCGGAGAAGTGACAGGAGGCGGCG GTACAGTTCTTATCGTTCACATGACCATTACCAAAGGCAGAGAGTTCTGCAGAAGGAGCGTGCAATA GAAGAAAGAAGAGTGGTCTTCATTGGGAAGATACCTGGCCGCATGACTCGGTCAGAGCTGAAACAGAGGTTCTCTGTTTTTGGGGAGATTGAGGAATGCACCATCCACTTCCGTGTCCAAGG TGACAACTATGGCTTCGTCACTTACCGCTATGCCGAGGAGGCATTTGCAGCCATCGAGAGTGGCCACAAGCTGAGGCAGGCGGATGAACAGCCCTTTGATCTCTGCTTTGGGGGCCGCAGGCAGTTCTGCAAGAGAAGCTATTCTGATCTTG ACTCCAACCGGGAAGACTTTGACCCTGCTCCTGTAAAGAGCAAATTTGATTCTCTTGACTTTGACACATTGTTGAAACAGGCCCAGAAGAACCTCAGGAGGTAA
- the PPRC1 gene encoding peroxisome proliferator-activated receptor gamma coactivator-related protein 1 isoform X4, translating into MAPLLPPGSSLDQTWGRRGKHHWSISGNYVAKMGGESTDAWQIALALLHEEGDDSGFVSLSRLGPCLRDKDLEMEELILQDGALLGTMHSYMDASLISLIEDFGSLGESRLSLEDQNEVSLLTALTEILDNADSENLSPFDSIPDSELLVSPREGSSLHRLLSLSRTPPERDLITPTDPLGPSTGSSRVSGVEMALADPPWDFSPPSFLETSSPKLPNWRPPRSRTRWGQSPPPQQRSDGEEEEELAGFSSEMLAGELNNSVSSIPDFPMHLACPEEEEKTAAAAEMAVQAAGDESISSLSELVRAMHPYCLPNLTHLTALEDELQEQPDDLTLPEDCVVLEIVGQAATAGNDLEIPVVVRQIPAGPQPVLLDDTLEVSPALQLLMPSLEVETEVAVPKETLCPEDEGLSLDSKEKLEAASMLEPREVMEPVAPKGPQNPPANAMLSSQRARKGRRKKSKEQPAACAEGYTRRLRSASRGQSTAVPEVTSQGGSLPQEDLQREVGPPHGRGKPRAWARAWAAALEKPSSANLESSTEQASPAKADPVDLCPRLVDAIQANPVSTHLSLVDSAQADPMPLDSVEADSTVVDPGPTATDTEPVDPVLTNVASANSELVDPLPADPVLAESAAADPAVVVPISDDLPPVDPVLVKSVQVDSIPNDLSPVDPVLVKSRPTDPRRGAVSSAQRNPGAQLLLESESSEPPKANSPEVREVVGSLKGETGTSTTTQEVRPRPLSLSEYRRRRQQRQPEAEERTPQPPAGKWPSLPETPTGLADIPCLVIPPAPAKKTAPQRSPEAAPEACFGSVGPSPASPSPEPPATKPMASAPTEQVPSQEKLLPARPLPPAVQPMPPTMPTALPFPTGGLGMTPALPLPTNGQAVPNLPPPPLQPPSVPMSLGPVPPDPYTRYAPVPPWPCYPPVSPSGYPCLPPPPTVPLVSGTPGAFAVPPTCNVPWVPPPAPVPPYNSNCTYGPLGWGPGLQHPPFWPAVPPPPLPLTSVGRAVPPPKVEPGGIPAGSPESVPAVPMAPPLSLGAAGQGAPQTEPTKVEVKPVPASPHLKHKASSPVHSPRIKAPPCVSAENVAVEEPASERLKPEPQETRPKEKPPSPVAKAVPTPAPRQSTTTKLPAVHPARLRKLSFLPAPRTQGPEAVVQAFISEIGIEASDLSSLLEQFEKSEAKKECPPPAPADSLAVGNSGSVDTPQEKRPLDRLQAPELANVAGLTPPATPPHQLWKPLAAVSLLAKAKSPKSTAQEGTLKPEGVTEAKHPAAARLHEGVRGPSPVHVGSGDHDYCVRSRTPPKKTPALVIPEVGSRWNVKRHQDITIKPVLSLGSVTSVPPGTAASQKPLDHRTSKEQADPQTPCLAPSALLSPEASPCRNDTNTRTLPDPSAKQQSVRCYRKACRSASPPSRGWQGRRGRSSRSLSSGSTRTSEASSSSSSSSSSSSRSRSRSRSLSPPHKRWRRSSCSSSGRSRRCSSSSSSSSSSSSSSSSSSSRSRSRSPSPRRRSDRRRRYSSYRSHDHYQRQRVLQKERAIEERRVVFIGKIPGRMTRSELKQRFSVFGEIEECTIHFRVQGDNYGFVTYRYAEEAFAAIESGHKLRQADEQPFDLCFGGRRQFCKRSYSDLDSNREDFDPAPVKSKFDSLDFDTLLKQAQKNLRR; encoded by the exons TTTGGACCAGACctggggaagaagagggaaaCATCATTGGAGCATCTCTGGAAATTATGTTGCAAAGATGGGAGGAGAATCCACAGATGCCTGGCAGATAGCCCTG GCGCTGCTGCACGAGGAGGGCGATGATTCTGGCTTTGTCAGTCTGTCTCGGCTGGGCCCCTGTTTGAGGGACAAGGACCTGGAGATGGAGGAGCTGATACTGCAGGATGGGGCGCTGCTGGGGACCATGCACAGCTATATGGATGCCTCTCTCATCTCCCTCATTGAAGATTTTGGTAGCCTTGGAGAG AGCAGATTATCTCTGGAGGACCAGAATGAAGTGTCGCTGCTCACAGCTCTGACGGAGATCTTGGACAATGCAGATTCTGAGAACCTGTCTCCATTTGACAGCATTCCTGACTCGGAGCTGCTCGTGTCACCTCGGGAGGGCTCCTCT cTGCACAGGTTGCTCAGCCTCTCTCGGACACCCCCAGAACGTGACCTCATCACCCCAACTGACCCGCTGGGGCCCAGCACAGGCAGTAGTAGAGTAAGTGGG GTTGAGATGGCGCTCGCAGATCCCCCTTGGGACTTCTCTCCACCTTCCTTCTTGGAGACCTCCTCCCCTAAGCTTCCTAATTGGAGACCCCCAAGGTCAAGAACCCGCTGGGGCcagtcccctcctccccagcagcGTAGtgatggggaggaagaggaggagctggCTGGCTTCAGCAGTGAGATGCTTGCTGGGGAGCTTAACAACTCTGTGAGCAGCATCCCGGACTTCCCCATGCACCTAGCCTGTcctgaggaggaagagaaaacagcagcagcagcagagatggcaGTACAGGCAGCTGGAGACGAGAGCATCTCCTCCTTGAGTGAGCTGGTGCGGGCCATGCACCCGTACTGCTTACCCAACCTCACCCACCTGACGGCGCTCGAGGATGAGCTTCAGGAGCAGCCAGATGACTTGACACTGCCTGAGGattgtgtggtgctggagattgTGGGTCAGGCGGCCACAGCTGGCAATGACCTGGAGATCCCAGTTGTGGTGCGACAGATCCCTGCTGGCCCCCAGCCTGTGCTCCTGGATGACACACTAGAGGTCAGTCCAGCCTTGCAGCTGCTCATGCCGTCACTAGAGGTAGAGACAGAGGTTGCTGTTCCCAAGGAAACCCTCTGCCCTGAGGATGAGGGCTTGTCACTGGACTCAAAGGAAAAGTTGGAGGCAGCCTCCATGTTGGAGCCCAGGGAGGTCATGGAGCCAGTGGCGCCCAAGGGGCCTCAGAACCCGCCAGCCAACGCCATGCTAAGTTCCCAGAGGGCTCGaaagggcaggaggaagaagagcaaGGAGCAGCCAGCTGCCTGTGCAGAGGGCTACACCAGGAGGCTGAGGTCGGCCTCTCGTGGGCAGTCTACAGCTGTTCCAGAGGTGACCTCTCAGGGAGGCAGCCTGCCTCAAGAGGACCTTCAAAGAGAGGTTGGGCCTCCCCATGGTAGAGGGAAGCCCCGGGCTTGGGCTCGGGCCTGGGCAGCTGCCTTGGAGAAACCCAGCTCTGCGAACTTGGAGAGCAGTACTGAGCAAGCTAGTCCTGCTAAAGCAGATCCTGTAGATCTCTGCCCTCGCCTGGTTGACGCTATCCAAGCCAACCCTGTTTCAACGCATCTCTCACTGGTTGACTCTGCTCAAGCTGACCCCATGCCACTTGACTCTGTTGAAGCTGATTCCACTGTAGTTGACCCTGGTCCCACTGCGACTGACACTGAACCTGTTGACCCTGTGCTAACTAACGTTGCTTCAGCGAACTCAGAGCTGGTTGACCCCCTCCCAGCTGATCCAGTCCTGGCTGAATCAGCAGCAGCTGACCCTGCAGTGGTTGTTCCCATCTCAGACGACTTGCCTCCAGTTGACCCTGTCCTGGTCAAGTCAGTACAGGTTGACTCTATTCCCAATGACCTGTCTCCAGTTGACCCTGTACTAGTTAAGTCTAGGCCAACTGATCCCAGACGTGGTGCAGTATCATCAGCCCAGAGGAATCCAGGTGCCCAGCTCCTCCTGGAATCAGAGTCCTCAGAGCCCCCAAAGGCCAACAGTcctgaagtcagggaggttgTAGGTTCTCTGAAGGGAGAAACTGGTACCAGTACCACAACCCAGGAAGTCAGGCCTCGGCCTCTTAGCCTATCTGAGTACCGGCGACGAAGGCAGCAGCGCCAGCCAGAGGCCGAAGAGAGGACCCCTCAGCCTCCAGCTGGGAAGTGGCCCAGCCTCCCAGAAACTCCCACAGGGCTGGCAGACATCCCTTGTCTTGTCATCCCTCCAGCCCCAGCCAAGAAGACAGCTCCACAGAGAAGTCCTGAGGCGGCTCCTGAGGCTTGCTTTGGGTCTGtgggccccagccctgcctctcctAGTCCTGAGCCACCTGCGACCAAACCTATGGCCTCAGCTCCTACTGAGCAGGTGCCATCCCAAGAGAAACTGCTGCCAGCAAGACCGctacctcctgctgtgcagcccatGCCCCCCACAATGCCCACTGCTCTGCCTTTTCCCACGGGTGGGCTGGGCATGACTCCTGCACTGCCCCTTCCCACAAATGGGCAAGCTGTGCCCAATctgcccccaccacccctgcAGCCTCCTAGTGTTCCGATGTCTCTGGGGCCAGTGCCACCTGATCCCTATACTCGCTATGCCCCTGTGCCACCCTGGCCTTGTTATCCTCCCGTGTCCCCTTCTGGCTATCCTTGCCTGCCCCCCCCACCAACGGTGCCCCTAGTGTCTGGTACTCCAGGTGCCTTTGCTGTGCCCCCCACTTGCAATGTGCCTTGGGtacctcctcctgccccagtcccACCTTATAATTCCAACTGTACCTACGGGCCCTTGGGATGGGGCCCAGGGCTGCAACACCCTCCATTCTGGCCTGCTGTTCCCCCACCTCCATTGCCTCTAACCTCAGTTGGAAGAGCTGTCCCCCCACCCAAGGTGGAGCCTGGTGGCATCCCAGCTGGCTCTCCTGAAAGTGTGCCAGCTGTGCCGATGGCTCCTCCCCTCAGTCTTGGGGCAGCTGGCCAGGGAGCTCCACAGACAGAGCCCACCAAGGTGGAGGTCAAGCCAGTGCCTGCATCTCCCCATCTGAAACACAAGGCGTCCTCCCCGGTGCACAGCCCTCGGATCAAGGCTCCACCGTGTGTGTCTGCTGAGAATGTGGCTGTTGAGGAGCCTGCATCAGAGAGGCTAAAGCCTGAGCCGCAGGAGACTAGGCCCAAGGAGAAACCACCCTCTCCTGTTGCCAAGGCTGTTCCCACACCGGCACCAAGGCAGAGCACTACCACCAAACTGCCTGCTGTCCACCCAGCCCGTCTAAGGAAACTGTCCTTTCTACCTGCCCCGCGTACCCAGGGTCCTGAGGCCGTGGTGCAGGCTTTCATCAGTGAGATTG GAATTGAGGCGTCGGACCTGTCCAGTCTGCTGGAGCAATTTGAGAAATCAGAAG ccaaaaaggAGTGCCCTCCCCCGGCTCCTGCTGACAGCCTGGCTGTAGGAAACTCAGG CAGCGTTGACACTCCCCAGGAGAAGAGGCCCCTAGACCGGTTACAAGCCCCAGAACTGGCCAACGTGGCAG GGCTCACCCCTCCAGCTACCCCTCCCCATCAGTTATGGAAGCCCCTGGCTGCTGTCTCTCTTCTGGCCAAAGCCAAATCTCCTAAGTCCACCGCCCAGGAGGGAACCCTGAAGCCTGAAGGAGTTACAGAGGCCAAACATCCAGCTGCAGCCCGCCTCCACGAAGGGGTCCGTGGCCCTAGTCCAGTCCATGTGGGCTCTGGGGACCATGACTATTGTGTTCGGAGCaggacccccccaaaaaagacgCCTGCCCTAGTCATTCCAGAGGTGGGCTCCCGATGGAACGTCAAACGCCATCAGGATATCACCATCAAGCCTGTCTTGTCCCTGGGCTCAGTCACCTCTGTGCCTCCAGGCACAGCTGCCTCCCAGAAGCCACTTGATCACAGGACTAGCAAAGAGCAGGCAGATCCCCAAACTCCTTGCCTTGCCCCGTCTGCCTTGCTGTCCCCTGAGGCCTCACCCTGCCGGAATGACACGAACACTAGGACCCTCCCTGATCCCTCAGCCAAGCAGCAGTCAGTGCGCTGTTACCGAAAAGCCTGCAGGTCAGCCAGCCCCCCAAGCCGGGGCTGGCAAGGCCGCCGTGGCCGCAGCAGCCGTTCTCTGAGCTCTGGGTCCACCCGGACCAGCGAAGCATCTTCCTCCTCATCCTCATCGTCGTCTTCCTCATCCCGATCCCGGTCCCGGTCCCGGTCCCTCTCCCCCCCACACAAGAGGTGGCGAAG GTCCAGTTGCAGTTCCTCTGGACGTTCCCGGAGatgctcttcctcttcctcctcatcttcctcctcatcttcctcctcctcatcatcTAGTTCCCGAAGCCGGTCCCGCTCTCCATCTCCTCGCCGGAGAAGTGACAGGAGGCGGCG GTACAGTTCTTATCGTTCACATGACCATTACCAAAGGCAGAGAGTTCTGCAGAAGGAGCGTGCAATA GAAGAAAGAAGAGTGGTCTTCATTGGGAAGATACCTGGCCGCATGACTCGGTCAGAGCTGAAACAGAGGTTCTCTGTTTTTGGGGAGATTGAGGAATGCACCATCCACTTCCGTGTCCAAGG TGACAACTATGGCTTCGTCACTTACCGCTATGCCGAGGAGGCATTTGCAGCCATCGAGAGTGGCCACAAGCTGAGGCAGGCGGATGAACAGCCCTTTGATCTCTGCTTTGGGGGCCGCAGGCAGTTCTGCAAGAGAAGCTATTCTGATCTTG ACTCCAACCGGGAAGACTTTGACCCTGCTCCTGTAAAGAGCAAATTTGATTCTCTTGACTTTGACACATTGTTGAAACAGGCCCAGAAGAACCTCAGGAGGTAA